A window of Daphnia pulicaria isolate SC F1-1A chromosome 4, SC_F0-13Bv2, whole genome shotgun sequence genomic DNA:
GTTCTTCTCCCTGATGGCCGCACTCAAATTGTTTCTTACCGCGCTGATGAAAACGGCTACGTCGCTGATGTGAAATACGAAGGCGAAGCCCAATTCCCCGCACCATCCGGAGGCAACGGCAACTATGGAGCTGGAGCAtcagctggagctggaaaTGGCAGTAATAACTACGGAGCCGGAACTGGAAACGGTGGCAACAACTACGCAAGCAGTGGCAACGGAAATGGAAGCGCAAAACCAAATGGAAACAAACCCAACTCCTATTAGTTCTACGAAATTaaatgtttgtgtgttgcgcaattcaaaatatttgtatattaaataaattttaaatctacttaattttgtcaaaaatattttcattccgTCTTGAGACTTCTAGAGTATTTCCTATTAAATTAGTAAAACTCACGTATCAGTGAAATGCTGCTTTTACATGAACGATATCTATCTGAATACTACGATTGTAAATATTACTTATGCCATGTTCAGATCATTTGTAAtttgtgaattttattttagtaacagaaaaaaaaattggtgttGCAATTTGCGATTCATACTTTCAAACGGAAAATCATTCAccttaattaattttgtttttgataaactgttctgttctgaaattatctgtgATTAGTATCGTAACATTCGGTAACCATTAATAGATGTTTAGATTCATCTTCTGGATTAAAATTAAGCTTATTCAgcggaaattaaataatatgcTTAATGTCTTTAGTTTTGTTTCAGCATTAGGTAACGAATCGTAATAACATTGTGAGATTTTGAATTCTAGTGGCTTAATTTTGTAcgaaaataaagctcagtggTCGAATAATTATATCCTGCATTTACTGCATTCTATTTTCTTGTGGAACTATTGGCTTCTATCTGATACTATAGACCTAAGTTTTGAAAGAATATTAAATTTcacataaaacaattttatttgaaattcgtcAAAATAGGATGAAAATTTATTCCAAGTTACTAAAAGCATATAACGTTTACTTTACCAAATGTTAATTAACCCTACCGTATAATAGTGTTTACATGAATAATTTCCCTTTCAtccgattttttgttgtttgccacaaagtcattttttaaatttgtttcgtttAGATAATTTCAGCTTTTGAAAGTGAAAGGAGGAGAGTTGATATGGTTGAATTATGAAGTAAGGAAGAAAAGTCCTGATCATCAAGTTGGTTATGGTTACGCAAAAATCGACCATCCTACAAGGGAGGGACATAAAGGGAAAGGCAAAAGTCGACTCCTTTTCTGTGTGCGCACGAACTACTTGATTGCTGCCATCTATTAGAAACCGGCTCAGGGTGTCGTTGTTGCCTGTTGGTGAGCTTCGAATTCAGTATATAAAGAATGGCTTACGTTCACATGAAATCATCAGTTCCTTCTCTGAAGTGTTCAAATAATCTTCTCTCAACAAAATGAGCAAAGTAAGTTAGCACGAAATGGTCAGCTTGTTGCTAAATTGTATTATctcaaacaaaatcattttcaaaatcattttaaatatttttttttcctaaaaaagaagtaaatcaGTTTATTAATAAATCAATCTAACTTTcaactaatttcaaattttttcttttactttttaattaaaatagtaCATAGTATTAGCCGCGTTCATTGCAGTGGCTGTGGCAAACCCGCAAGGCTATGGTTCAGTAGCCGGTCAAAAACAGCAGGGTTACGGTGGCCAAgctggacaacaacaactgcaacAGCAGGGTTACGGAGCTCAGTCCGGTGCCTCTCAACAGGGTTATGGTGGTGCTCAGGCTTCAGCTAGCGCAGGAGCTGGACAAGGATACGGCACTCAAGGAGGAGCCGCTGCcgcacaacagcaacaaggGTATGGTGCTGCTCCGGCTGGAGGTGCCGCTGGAGCTGGACAAGGTTATGGTGCTCAAGGAGGAGctgcccagcagcaacagggCTACGGTGGGGTTCAGGCCTCAGCTAGCGCTGGAGCTGGACAAGGATATGGCAGTGCATCAAACGGCCAGCAAAAACCAACCAATACTTACAACGGAAACGGAAACTCTAAACCTTCTACATCCGCTTCATCCTACGAACAAGAGGTTAAACAATTCTACAATAATTTTCTATCGCAATGctaattcaattttgtatgtttgattaaattcgTTAAATAGCAACCTCCGATGCCCTACGAATTCGCCTGGGAAGTTAAGGACGAGCCAACCAAGAACGACTACGCCCATGAAGCCAAAAGTGACGGCAAAGTTGTGATCGGATCTTACCGCGTTCTTCTCCCCGATGGCCGCACTCAGATCGTTTCCTATCGCGCTGACGAAAACGGCTACGTCGCTGACGTCAAGTACGAAGGTGAAGCTCAATTCCCCGCACCATCCGGAGGCAATGGCAACTACGGAGCTGGAGCATCAGCTGGAAATGGCGGCAACAATTACGGAGCTGGAGCTTCATCTGCAGCTGGAAACGGTGGCAACAACTACGGGGCTGGAGCAtc
This region includes:
- the LOC124336793 gene encoding glycine-rich cell wall structural protein 1.0-like, producing the protein MSKYIVLAAFIAVAVANPQGYGSVAGQKQQGYGGQAGQQQLQQQGYGAQSGASQQGYGGAQASASAGAGQGYGTQGGAAAAQQQQGYGAAPAGGAAGAGQGYGAQGGAAQQQQGYGGVQASASAGAGQGYGSASNGQQKPTNTYNGNGNSKPSTSASSYEQEQPPMPYEFAWEVKDEPTKNDYAHEAKSDGKVVIGSYRVLLPDGRTQIVSYRADENGYVADVKYEGEAQFPAPSGGNGNYGAGASAGNGGNNYGAGASSAAGNGGNNYGAGASAGAGNGGNNYGAGASAGAGNGGNNYGAGASAGAGNGGNNYGSSGNGNSGYGSGNGAKPNGNGNKSSAY